From Selenomonas sp. AB3002, one genomic window encodes:
- a CDS encoding NADH-quinone oxidoreductase subunit C, giving the protein MKLEIKEITAEALLSEAKVYNEGGKHPLTAMFGRDETNAEGGFAVYAVFEFPEEKVHRALKAKVGESMSFPSLSHLIPAASWFEREIQDMFGLKAENHPDPRPLVLHENFPKGIHPLRKDAPREVEFIEGKHTHMHTVSGEGTFQVPVGPIHAGIIEPGHFRFSQAGESMLQLDAKLFYTHRGLEKMMEGKTALEAHPIAERICGACTAANTWSYCQAVETAAGTTVPRRAEILRTFILEIERITNHVGDLGNIPAGVGFSFAVSIGTRAKEAMMRLQDELTGNRFLRGFIVPGGTAKDLAGSELAQAEEVLSEVEKNVLDLERIFAEQDSFQDRVRTTGIVRNKTARDLAMVGVGARASGYAHDSRADFGYGVYPELALKVVTETSGDVAARILVRIGELKESFRLAGKLLEMLKKEQGAHCTELGTPQGEAVGVSESARGSSFCYVAFDKEGLLDRIFVRSASYANWPALPIAVQGDIIPDFPLINKSFELCYACLDR; this is encoded by the coding sequence ATGAAGCTTGAAATCAAAGAAATAACGGCTGAAGCCCTCCTTTCCGAGGCTAAGGTTTATAACGAAGGCGGAAAGCACCCCCTTACGGCCATGTTTGGCAGGGATGAAACCAACGCCGAGGGCGGCTTTGCCGTCTATGCGGTGTTTGAGTTCCCTGAGGAGAAGGTGCACCGTGCCCTGAAGGCAAAGGTGGGGGAGAGCATGAGCTTCCCCAGCCTCAGCCATCTCATTCCCGCCGCCTCCTGGTTTGAGCGGGAGATACAGGATATGTTCGGCCTGAAGGCGGAAAATCATCCTGACCCGCGCCCCCTGGTGCTCCATGAGAATTTCCCCAAAGGCATCCATCCCCTGCGGAAGGACGCTCCCAGGGAAGTGGAGTTTATTGAGGGCAAGCATACTCACATGCACACGGTGAGCGGCGAGGGCACCTTCCAGGTGCCTGTGGGCCCCATCCATGCGGGCATCATCGAGCCGGGACATTTCCGCTTCAGCCAGGCTGGTGAGAGCATGCTGCAGCTGGATGCCAAGCTGTTCTATACCCATCGGGGTCTGGAAAAGATGATGGAGGGCAAGACGGCGCTGGAGGCCCATCCCATTGCCGAGCGCATCTGCGGCGCCTGCACGGCAGCCAATACCTGGAGCTACTGCCAGGCGGTGGAGACGGCTGCGGGTACCACTGTGCCCCGCAGGGCAGAAATTCTCCGCACCTTCATTTTGGAAATCGAGCGCATCACCAACCATGTAGGTGACTTGGGCAATATCCCTGCCGGCGTGGGCTTCTCCTTTGCGGTGAGCATCGGCACCCGGGCCAAGGAAGCCATGATGCGCCTGCAGGACGAGCTTACGGGGAACCGCTTCCTCAGGGGCTTTATCGTGCCGGGCGGCACGGCGAAGGACCTGGCTGGCAGTGAACTTGCTCAGGCAGAAGAAGTCCTCAGCGAAGTGGAGAAGAACGTCCTTGATCTGGAGCGGATTTTCGCGGAGCAGGACAGCTTCCAGGACCGCGTGCGCACCACGGGCATTGTGCGGAACAAGACCGCCCGGGACCTTGCCATGGTAGGTGTAGGGGCCAGAGCCAGCGGCTATGCCCACGACAGCCGGGCAGACTTTGGCTATGGCGTTTACCCCGAGCTGGCCCTCAAGGTAGTCACCGAGACCAGCGGCGATGTGGCGGCCAGGATTCTGGTGCGCATCGGGGAGCTGAAGGAATCCTTCCGTCTGGCAGGGAAGCTGCTGGAAATGCTGAAAAAAGAGCAGGGAGCACATTGCACCGAACTGGGCACGCCCCAGGGCGAGGCCGTTGGTGTCAGCGAATCTGCTCGTGGCAGCAGCTTCTGCTATGTGGCTTTTGACAAAGAGGGTCTGCTGGACCGCATTTTCGTGCGCAGCGCTTCCTATGCCAACTGGCCGGCCCTGCCCATTGCCGTGCAGGGGGATATCATTCCTGATTTCCCTCTGATCAACAAGAGCTTCGAGCTTTGCTACGCTTGTCTGGACAGGTAG
- a CDS encoding hydrogenase translates to MNELVIFLILAVLLQTRVMDLRRSVYCLAFQSCLLACACLIVGLVHGGVHLVPALLTLLIKVIFIPGAILRLIAKLTDEREIVSDIDVNYSTLAGALFLVLGYVLVDNLGASAFGRDVIAASIFMILTGLSLMVMRKRAIMQICGLITMENGIYLLGLFVTEGLPLIVELGVFLDVLIAVVVLVILTNRMSLSFMTTDTTVMKKLKG, encoded by the coding sequence ATGAACGAACTGGTTATTTTTCTGATCCTTGCCGTGCTGCTGCAGACAAGGGTTATGGATCTGCGGCGCTCCGTGTACTGCCTGGCTTTTCAGTCCTGCCTGCTGGCCTGTGCCTGCCTGATTGTGGGACTGGTCCACGGGGGCGTGCATCTGGTGCCTGCCCTGCTGACCCTTCTGATCAAGGTTATTTTCATTCCTGGCGCCATCCTGCGGCTCATCGCCAAGCTGACGGATGAAAGGGAGATTGTCTCCGATATCGATGTGAACTATTCCACCCTGGCCGGGGCCCTGTTTTTGGTGCTGGGCTACGTGCTGGTGGACAATCTGGGAGCTTCGGCTTTTGGCCGTGACGTCATTGCGGCTTCCATCTTCATGATCCTGACGGGGCTTTCCCTGATGGTCATGAGGAAGAGGGCTATCATGCAGATCTGCGGTCTCATTACCATGGAGAACGGCATTTACCTTTTGGGACTTTTTGTTACCGAGGGGCTGCCCCTTATTGTGGAGCTGGGCGTGTTCCTGGATGTGCTCATTGCTGTGGTGGTGCTGGTGATTCTCACCAACCGCATGAGCTTGTCTTTTATGACTACTGATACTACCGTGATGAAGAAACTGAAGGGGTAA
- the ltrA gene encoding group II intron reverse transcriptase/maturase, with product MNVTKRIHKGRKLHKEDWPQKAAAEQREYAGVPRSVRIAETRDIIADLPADSLLKRILSRDNMNNAFLKVKSNRGAGGIDKMSVDELLPYLREHRLSLLRQIKDGKYKPNPVRRVEIPKEEKGKFRKLGIPTVVDRVVQQAIAQVLTPIYESQFSDVSFGFRPGRGAHDTLKACRKYANEGYVYVVDMDLEKFFDTVCQSKLIEVLSRSIKNGRTISLIHKYLNAGVIQRGMFEKSEEGVPQGGPLSPLLSNVMLNELDKELERRGHKFVRYADDCMILCKSKRSAERTLASIIPFIEKKLFLKVNREKTSVAHISKVKYLGYGFYRYRGECRFKVHKKSLAKMKNRLRAITNRSKAISNEDRPLMLKQFVKGWVNYFKLADMKKMLKQVDEWLRRRIRAVYWKQWKKVKTRYRMIKQYNLPEWKVHELANCRKGIWRAALMLNQILTNKEIARQGYMTMTSYYKQVCEN from the coding sequence ATGAATGTAACCAAGCGGATCCATAAAGGCAGAAAACTTCATAAAGAAGACTGGCCGCAAAAGGCAGCTGCGGAACAGCGAGAATATGCGGGAGTGCCCCGTTCTGTGCGGATTGCTGAAACGAGGGACATCATCGCAGACTTGCCAGCGGACAGTCTGCTGAAGCGGATACTATCGCGGGACAACATGAATAATGCTTTCCTCAAGGTAAAATCCAACCGTGGAGCAGGCGGAATCGACAAGATGAGCGTAGATGAGCTTCTGCCGTATCTTAGAGAACACCGCCTGAGCCTCCTTCGGCAGATAAAGGACGGCAAATACAAGCCGAACCCCGTCCGTCGGGTAGAAATACCCAAAGAAGAAAAAGGTAAATTCCGGAAACTGGGAATCCCGACGGTAGTAGACCGCGTGGTGCAGCAGGCCATCGCCCAGGTGCTCACGCCAATCTACGAATCGCAGTTCTCAGATGTAAGCTTCGGCTTCCGGCCGGGGCGTGGAGCACATGACACATTAAAAGCCTGTCGGAAATATGCCAATGAGGGGTATGTCTATGTAGTTGACATGGACTTAGAAAAGTTCTTTGACACAGTTTGCCAGAGCAAGCTGATAGAAGTGCTCTCCAGAAGCATAAAAAACGGCAGGACAATCTCGCTGATACATAAATATCTCAACGCGGGAGTAATCCAGCGGGGAATGTTTGAGAAAAGCGAAGAGGGCGTACCGCAGGGCGGGCCACTCAGCCCGCTGCTCAGCAATGTCATGCTGAACGAACTGGACAAGGAACTGGAGAGGCGGGGGCATAAATTTGTCCGCTACGCCGATGACTGCATGATACTGTGCAAAAGCAAGCGAAGTGCAGAAAGAACCCTGGCCAGCATAATCCCCTTCATAGAAAAGAAGCTCTTTCTCAAAGTGAACAGGGAGAAAACCAGCGTGGCACATATCTCAAAGGTGAAATACCTTGGCTATGGCTTCTACCGTTACAGAGGGGAATGCCGTTTCAAGGTGCACAAGAAATCCCTTGCCAAGATGAAGAACCGCCTGAGGGCGATAACGAACCGAAGCAAGGCGATAAGCAACGAGGATAGGCCGCTAATGCTGAAACAATTTGTTAAAGGCTGGGTGAACTACTTCAAGCTGGCGGATATGAAGAAAATGCTGAAACAGGTGGACGAATGGCTCCGGCGAAGGATAAGGGCAGTCTACTGGAAACAGTGGAAGAAGGTCAAAACGAGATACCGCATGATAAAGCAGTACAACCTGCCTGAATGGAAGGTACACGAACTGGCCAACTGCCGCAAAGGGATATGGAGAGCGGCACTAATGCTGAACCAAATCCTGACCAACAAAGAAATAGCCCGCCAAGGTTACATGACCATGACGAGCTACTATAAGCAAGTATGTGAAAACTAA
- a CDS encoding NADH-quinone oxidoreductase subunit H — translation MISEIGFLLGAYLLQALALLLLAPLVAGLINKVKAFLQKRQGASIFQEYFDLYKWWRRETILTPYTSYIFILAPVIYLLTSLMGAAMVGCLEGGFDMGDAFIFVCILALGRFFMTLGSMDSATAFGGMGSSREIYISVLVEPAVMLAVLLNASRYGSTTLSRMAIDYGSLYFTLPTVLACVAFFLIMLAENCRLPVDNPDTHLELTMIHECMTLEYSGRLLSYIHLGSMVRLMVFLVLWGNLYLPLAIPLAVKVLLGALLIGLIETLVNKMRLFKVRIYLSAAVVLLMVAFMAEAW, via the coding sequence ATGATAAGTGAGATCGGATTCCTGCTGGGAGCATACCTTTTGCAGGCTTTGGCCCTGCTTCTCCTGGCGCCGCTGGTGGCCGGCCTTATCAACAAGGTCAAGGCCTTCCTGCAGAAGCGCCAGGGGGCCAGCATTTTCCAGGAGTATTTTGACCTCTACAAATGGTGGCGGCGTGAGACTATCCTCACTCCCTATACCAGCTATATCTTTATCCTGGCTCCCGTGATTTATCTCCTGACCAGCCTGATGGGAGCCGCCATGGTGGGCTGCCTGGAAGGCGGCTTTGATATGGGCGATGCCTTTATCTTTGTCTGCATCCTGGCTTTGGGACGCTTCTTCATGACCTTGGGCTCCATGGATTCTGCCACCGCCTTTGGCGGCATGGGCAGCTCCCGTGAGATCTACATTTCCGTGCTGGTGGAGCCTGCAGTGATGCTGGCGGTGCTGCTGAATGCTTCCCGCTACGGTTCTACCACCCTTTCCCGCATGGCTATCGACTACGGCAGCCTTTACTTCACCCTGCCCACGGTGCTGGCCTGCGTGGCCTTCTTCCTGATCATGCTGGCGGAGAACTGCCGCCTGCCGGTGGATAACCCGGACACCCATCTGGAGCTGACCATGATCCATGAGTGCATGACTCTGGAGTATTCCGGGCGCCTCCTGAGCTATATCCACCTGGGCAGCATGGTGCGCCTGATGGTGTTCCTGGTGCTCTGGGGCAATCTCTACCTGCCTCTGGCTATACCTCTGGCAGTGAAGGTGCTGCTGGGGGCTTTGCTCATTGGACTCATTGAAACTCTGGTGAACAAGATGCGCCTTTTCAAGGTGCGGATTTACCTGTCTGCCGCTGTGGTGCTGCTGATGGTGGCCTTTATGGCTGAAGCCTGGTAA
- a CDS encoding NADH-quinone oxidoreductase subunit B family protein, whose translation MLKLLERLLKEKVATEAITFKEGEAMPYLPDGTKVTADIIKSRLGRSLHVRHLDAGSCNACDFEMGALSNPLYDLHRYGIHFDASPRHADLLMVTGVVTRNLAEALKRSYEAMPEPRLVMACGDCAIDGGAYGESYAIVGPAEKVVPVDIYVPGCPPRPNVMIAGLIAAADMLAEKLK comes from the coding sequence ATGCTGAAATTACTTGAACGCCTGCTGAAGGAAAAGGTGGCAACGGAAGCCATCACCTTCAAGGAAGGGGAGGCCATGCCCTATCTGCCTGACGGCACGAAGGTCACGGCTGACATCATCAAGAGCCGCCTGGGCCGCTCCCTGCATGTGCGCCATCTGGACGCAGGCTCCTGCAATGCCTGCGATTTCGAGATGGGGGCCCTGTCCAATCCCCTCTACGACCTGCATCGCTATGGCATCCACTTCGATGCCAGCCCCCGCCATGCAGACCTGCTGATGGTGACGGGAGTGGTCACCAGGAATCTGGCAGAGGCCCTGAAGCGGTCCTACGAAGCCATGCCTGAGCCCAGATTGGTCATGGCCTGCGGCGACTGCGCCATAGACGGCGGCGCCTACGGCGAAAGCTACGCCATCGTAGGGCCTGCAGAGAAGGTAGTCCCCGTGGACATCTACGTCCCCGGCTGCCCGCCCCGGCCCAATGTGATGATAGCAGGACTGATTGCGGCAGCGGATATGCTGGCAGAGAAGCTTAAATAA
- a CDS encoding proton-conducting transporter membrane subunit: MELIFIALGLYALGTCSFLWPERWERGAHMVGTLLSAGASFLVFLSAADYMLGWGAFSLPGGWLLPVAAWGQFSLAADLWSGFFLALTGLSGTAVSIYALGYAAHYQGHRLRLLTGLWNLFILSMVLVLIAGDGFTFLVAWEVMALASFLLVYHENEKKATVQAAYQYMVMTHLGTAAIMASFYLLGSASESLSFMDLSKNGLTENLRHVAFALAFIGFALKSGLMPLHVWLPNAHPAAPSHVSALMSGVMLKVAVYGFGRFVFQFLGAEVFAYGLVVMLVGLISAFLGVLYATMEKDIKRILAYSSVENMGIIFTAFGAGMLLFSLGQAGLAVVAFGAVLVHSFSHSIMKSLMFMSAGVVMHATGTKNIEQLGALLKKMPWTGVFTLVGCMALSSLPFTSGILGEWLTLQSLMSLADSAGTQGLRLLVIVAFILMGLTGALALGCFVRYFGVAFLGRRRSGAVLNAHEASLSMRIGMGMEAVFVIFLGFFPSELLGAATRALGAGFGSLNGSIWGIAWLRSTRDLAVYSPVLIFVLALLLLVVLVLPLMGSKVFAKREITWNCGTLPTRRQQYTATGLSKPLRRAFTSILRPRRERIFLTREHEYFGRRLEYRLSLPEHFERLLYHPAEHLLVRLAEVLRGVQQGSVRLYIGYTMLAMVLVLVWGWAK; encoded by the coding sequence ATGGAACTTATCTTTATTGCCCTGGGGCTGTATGCCTTGGGGACTTGCTCTTTCCTGTGGCCTGAAAGATGGGAGCGGGGAGCCCATATGGTGGGAACCCTGCTCTCGGCCGGGGCAAGTTTTCTGGTGTTTCTTTCTGCCGCAGATTATATGCTGGGCTGGGGGGCGTTTTCCCTGCCGGGAGGCTGGCTCCTGCCGGTGGCTGCCTGGGGGCAGTTCAGTCTGGCGGCTGACCTTTGGAGCGGGTTCTTCCTGGCGCTGACGGGGCTTTCCGGCACGGCGGTGAGCATTTACGCTCTGGGTTATGCGGCCCATTATCAGGGCCACCGCTTGCGGCTTTTGACCGGGCTTTGGAACCTCTTTATCCTCTCCATGGTGCTGGTGCTCATTGCCGGGGACGGCTTCACCTTTTTGGTGGCCTGGGAAGTGATGGCTCTGGCCTCCTTCCTGCTTGTTTACCATGAGAATGAGAAGAAAGCCACGGTGCAGGCGGCTTATCAGTACATGGTCATGACCCATCTGGGCACGGCGGCCATCATGGCTTCCTTCTATCTCCTGGGCAGCGCCTCTGAAAGCCTGTCCTTCATGGATCTCTCCAAGAATGGCCTGACTGAGAATCTGCGCCATGTGGCCTTTGCTTTGGCCTTTATTGGTTTTGCCCTGAAATCAGGCCTGATGCCTCTCCATGTGTGGCTGCCCAATGCCCATCCGGCGGCTCCAAGCCATGTGTCCGCCCTTATGAGCGGCGTCATGCTGAAGGTGGCTGTCTACGGCTTTGGCCGCTTTGTCTTCCAGTTCCTGGGGGCGGAGGTCTTTGCCTATGGCCTGGTGGTTATGCTGGTGGGACTCATTTCTGCTTTCCTGGGGGTGCTTTATGCCACCATGGAAAAGGATATCAAGCGGATCCTGGCTTATTCCTCTGTGGAGAACATGGGCATCATCTTCACTGCCTTCGGGGCGGGCATGCTGCTCTTCTCCCTGGGCCAGGCCGGGCTGGCTGTGGTGGCCTTTGGGGCGGTGCTGGTGCATTCCTTCAGCCACAGCATCATGAAAAGCCTGATGTTCATGAGCGCCGGTGTGGTGATGCACGCCACGGGCACGAAGAATATCGAGCAGCTGGGAGCGCTTCTGAAGAAGATGCCCTGGACTGGCGTTTTCACTTTGGTGGGCTGTATGGCCCTTTCCTCCCTGCCCTTTACCAGCGGCATTTTGGGAGAATGGCTGACCCTGCAGTCCCTCATGTCCCTGGCTGACAGCGCCGGGACCCAGGGCCTTCGCCTGCTGGTAATCGTGGCCTTTATCCTCATGGGGCTGACTGGCGCCCTGGCTTTGGGCTGCTTTGTGCGCTATTTCGGCGTGGCCTTCCTAGGCCGCCGCCGGAGCGGTGCAGTGCTGAATGCCCATGAGGCCAGTCTGTCCATGCGCATTGGCATGGGCATGGAGGCGGTTTTCGTCATCTTCCTGGGCTTCTTCCCCAGCGAACTGCTGGGGGCTGCCACCCGGGCTTTGGGTGCAGGTTTTGGCAGCCTGAACGGGAGCATCTGGGGCATTGCCTGGCTGAGAAGCACGAGGGATCTGGCGGTTTACAGTCCTGTGCTGATCTTTGTTCTGGCGCTCTTGCTGCTGGTGGTGCTTGTCCTGCCCCTTATGGGTTCCAAGGTCTTTGCCAAAAGGGAAATCACCTGGAACTGTGGCACCTTGCCCACCCGTCGTCAGCAGTACACGGCTACGGGCCTGTCCAAGCCCCTGCGCCGGGCCTTCACTTCCATTCTGAGGCCCCGCAGGGAGCGGATTTTCCTCACTAGGGAACACGAATATTTCGGCAGGAGGCTTGAGTATCGCCTGAGCCTGCCTGAGCATTTCGAGCGCCTGCTTTACCATCCTGCGGAGCACCTGCTGGTGCGTCTGGCGGAAGTGCTGCGGGGGGTACAGCAGGGCAGTGTGCGTCTTTATATCGGTTATACTATGCTGGCCATGGTGCTGGTGCTTGTCTGGGGGTGGGCTAAATGA
- a CDS encoding glycosyltransferase family 2 protein produces MNKEYNIAVLIPCYNEALTIAKVITDFRRALPSAAIYVYDNNSVDATAKLAQEAGAIVRKESRQGKGNVIRSMFRDIRADCYLLVDGDDTYPVESAAELCRLVLMEGADMAVGDRLSTTYFHENKRLFHGLGNRLVRKIIDQLWGDATFRILDVMTGYRALSPLFVKSFPILSQGFEIETEMTIHALNHNLRIMSTPVSYRDRPSGSHSKLSTFSDGARVLLTIAGLYRAFRPLRLFGGVALAMALSSLGLFLPIFDTYLATGLVPRIPTLLVSSCLMLGAMLSLAVGMVLDAGVIESRRQYEMHLQTVAMLLDKNTNKDIHV; encoded by the coding sequence ATGAACAAGGAATATAATATTGCTGTTCTTATTCCTTGTTATAATGAAGCCTTGACCATTGCCAAGGTCATCACTGACTTCCGCCGGGCACTGCCATCGGCTGCCATTTATGTTTACGATAATAACTCTGTTGATGCTACGGCTAAATTGGCCCAAGAGGCAGGAGCGATAGTTCGTAAGGAGAGCCGCCAGGGAAAAGGTAATGTTATCCGTAGCATGTTTAGGGATATTAGGGCAGACTGCTATCTTTTAGTGGATGGGGATGATACTTATCCGGTGGAGAGTGCCGCTGAGCTCTGTCGTTTAGTTCTGATGGAGGGCGCAGATATGGCAGTTGGAGACAGACTGTCAACTACTTATTTTCATGAAAACAAGCGCCTTTTTCATGGTTTAGGTAACAGGCTGGTAAGGAAAATCATCGATCAGTTATGGGGAGATGCTACCTTTCGCATACTGGATGTAATGACGGGATATAGAGCACTCAGCCCCTTGTTTGTTAAGTCGTTTCCTATCCTCTCACAAGGCTTTGAGATAGAGACGGAAATGACAATTCATGCTCTGAACCATAATCTCCGAATCATGAGCACCCCTGTATCGTATCGGGACAGACCTTCTGGCAGCCACAGCAAGCTGTCCACTTTTTCTGATGGTGCAAGGGTTCTTCTTACCATTGCAGGACTTTACCGTGCGTTTCGTCCCTTGCGCCTCTTCGGTGGTGTGGCCCTAGCGATGGCATTATCTTCGTTGGGATTGTTTTTGCCGATTTTTGATACTTATTTGGCCACGGGGTTGGTGCCCAGAATTCCTACACTGCTTGTTTCTTCCTGTCTAATGCTGGGGGCGATGCTGTCATTGGCGGTGGGAATGGTACTTGATGCTGGAGTTATAGAAAGCCGGCGTCAGTACGAAATGCACTTGCAAACGGTGGCCATGCTGCTAGACAAAAATACCAATAAAGACATCCATGTTTGA
- a CDS encoding proton-conducting transporter membrane subunit translates to MMESMFTIQELLDFVLLLPLAFSLLAASGFFKGGVLHWADRLTATLVAVAVWQIVLLFPADSSLHEGFIYLDALSLWMLLILSLLYVAFSWTSKAYLDRDTNIRYGYLRRFTHLEGRFYALSHLFVWTMMLVVLVDNMGLMWVAIEATTLISALLVAFKFTRTSLEAAWKYVMVCTVGICLALLGTILLYDAQLQVLGSELALDFAHLAEHGKELPEGLAKVAFAFLFVGYGTKIGLAPMHAWLPDAHSEAPALTSGLLSGALCICALYVLLRAVIILLPAVGVDFVQSLFLFFGLFTIALAVPFVVVQRDIKRMLAYSSMENFGLMAAGFGLFLPLAAKAALLHMMNHALIKYALFYLAGTIMETYATKNMMRIHGMIAQCPRTAFFFLLAIVGILGMPPMGIFFSKFYLLQGFFMGGTPWLGVLALALLAGMLIGILYHALRMVGGKPHRKAAGELLGRLDTAVVAALLIVSGVFGALLPELGKFDQLLSEAARIVMKGVA, encoded by the coding sequence ATGATGGAATCTATGTTTACGATACAGGAGCTCCTGGATTTTGTGCTCCTTCTGCCCCTGGCTTTCAGCCTGCTGGCTGCCTCCGGCTTCTTCAAGGGCGGGGTGCTGCATTGGGCTGACCGCCTGACGGCAACTTTGGTGGCTGTGGCTGTCTGGCAGATTGTCCTGTTGTTCCCGGCGGACAGCAGCCTACATGAGGGCTTCATCTATCTGGATGCCCTGAGCCTTTGGATGCTCTTGATACTTTCCCTCTTGTATGTGGCCTTTTCCTGGACTAGCAAGGCCTATCTTGACAGGGATACCAATATCCGTTACGGCTATCTGCGCCGTTTCACCCATCTGGAGGGCCGTTTCTATGCCCTGTCCCACCTCTTTGTGTGGACCATGATGCTGGTGGTGCTGGTGGACAATATGGGCCTCATGTGGGTGGCTATCGAGGCTACCACCCTGATTTCCGCCCTGCTGGTGGCTTTCAAGTTCACCCGCACCTCTTTGGAAGCGGCCTGGAAATATGTCATGGTCTGCACCGTGGGCATCTGCCTGGCGCTCCTGGGCACTATCCTGCTTTACGATGCCCAGCTGCAGGTCCTGGGTTCCGAGCTGGCCCTGGACTTTGCTCATCTGGCGGAGCATGGCAAAGAATTGCCTGAGGGCCTGGCCAAGGTGGCCTTTGCCTTCCTCTTCGTAGGTTATGGCACGAAAATCGGTCTGGCTCCCATGCATGCCTGGCTGCCGGATGCCCATTCCGAGGCTCCGGCCCTCACCAGCGGCCTCTTGTCCGGCGCGCTTTGCATCTGCGCCCTCTATGTGCTGCTGCGGGCGGTGATCATCCTCCTGCCGGCGGTAGGTGTGGACTTCGTGCAGAGCCTGTTCCTGTTCTTCGGTCTCTTCACCATCGCCCTGGCAGTGCCCTTTGTGGTGGTGCAGCGTGATATCAAGAGAATGCTGGCCTATTCCTCCATGGAGAACTTCGGCCTCATGGCGGCAGGCTTCGGCCTGTTCCTGCCTCTGGCAGCCAAGGCAGCGCTGCTGCACATGATGAACCATGCGCTTATCAAGTACGCTCTGTTCTACCTGGCGGGCACCATCATGGAGACCTATGCCACCAAGAACATGATGCGCATTCACGGCATGATTGCCCAGTGCCCCAGGACGGCCTTTTTCTTCCTGCTGGCCATTGTGGGTATTTTGGGAATGCCGCCCATGGGCATTTTCTTCAGCAAGTTCTACCTGCTGCAGGGCTTCTTTATGGGTGGCACTCCCTGGCTGGGCGTGCTGGCCTTAGCGCTCTTGGCTGGCATGCTGATCGGCATCCTCTACCATGCCCTGCGCATGGTGGGGGGCAAGCCCCACCGCAAGGCTGCCGGCGAGCTGCTGGGCCGTCTTGATACGGCAGTGGTGGCAGCTCTGCTGATAGTCAGCGGTGTATTTGGCGCCCTGCTGCCGGAGCTGGGAAAATTTGACCAGCTTCTGAGCGAGGCTGCCAGGATTGTCATGAAAGGAGTGGCGTAA